In the bacterium genome, AACGGGCCTCTCTGGGAGGGTATCTGTCGCCGGCCGAATTGCTCAAAATCAGGGAAACAATCATCTCAGGCGCCCGGCTCAGCCGGTTTCTGATTAATAAGGAAGGTGTTCCCCTCTTAACCTCAATAGCGGCCCAAATTCCCTGGCTTGAGGAGATTGAAAAGGCCATTGACGCCTGTATCGATGAAAAGGAAGAAGTTAGAGACAAGGCCAGCCCGGAACTGGCCGGCCTACGGGCCAGGATCAGACAACTTCACGCCGCTATCTCCAACCGAATAAAAGGTCTTCTTCTCTCCCCGGAATACCAGCCTATGATCCAGGACCGACTGGTGGTCCTCAGGCAAGACCGCTATTGTGTCCCTGTTAAAGCCGAATGGGGACCAAGGTTTAAGGGATTGATCCTTGACCGGTCTTCCAGCGGCGCCACCCTCTTCGGAGAACCGGCCCCGGTAGTGCCCCTGAATAATGAACTGGTGGAAAAGAAGGCGGCGGAAAAAAGGGAGGTGGTCAAAATCCTGACTGCTTTAAGCCACCAGGTGGGTCAAGAGGCGGAAAACATAAAGGCTCTCCTGGTCAACGTGGGCATAATAGACTTCATTACAGCCCGGGCTCGATTGAGTCTTGATCTGGAGGCCACCGAACCCGAACTGAATTCGGAAGGTTCCCTGAATCTTATCGGCGCCAGGCATCCCCTTTTAGATAAGCGGGCGGTGCCGATAGATGTCTCCCTGGGAGATGGTTTTACCACCCTGGTCATCACCGGCCCCAACACCGGAGGAAAAACAGTCTCCCTGAAAACAATCGGCCTCTTTACCTTAATGGCTCAGGCTGGACTCCACATCCCGTCTAAAGAGGGAAGCAGAATAGCTATCTTTAAAGATGTCTTTGCTGACATTGGCGATGAACAGGCTATCGAACAGAATCTTTCCACCTTTTCTTCCCATATAAAACAGATAATCAGAATTATCAGGCAGGCCGGGCCTGATTGCCTTGTCCTTATCGATGAGATCGGAACCGGCACTGATCCCAGCGAAGGGGCCAGTCTGGCTCAAGCTATCCTGCAGCATCTGCATGATAAATCCGCTCGAACCGTAGTTACCACCCATTCTAACGAGATTAAACGGTTTGCCTATCTTAAGGACGGTATGGAAAACGCCTGCTGCCAGTTTGATCAGG is a window encoding:
- a CDS encoding endonuclease MutS2, giving the protein MDAHAIKILEFDKIREMVRERSVSVVGKNLTVWLKPETDLELIRRKLQETTEAKSILQRGETIPLFPLDDLRPQIKRASLGGYLSPAELLKIRETIISGARLSRFLINKEGVPLLTSIAAQIPWLEEIEKAIDACIDEKEEVRDKASPELAGLRARIRQLHAAISNRIKGLLLSPEYQPMIQDRLVVLRQDRYCVPVKAEWGPRFKGLILDRSSSGATLFGEPAPVVPLNNELVEKKAAEKREVVKILTALSHQVGQEAENIKALLVNVGIIDFITARARLSLDLEATEPELNSEGSLNLIGARHPLLDKRAVPIDVSLGDGFTTLVITGPNTGGKTVSLKTIGLFTLMAQAGLHIPSKEGSRIAIFKDVFADIGDEQAIEQNLSTFSSHIKQIIRIIRQAGPDCLVLIDEIGTGTDPSEGASLAQAILQHLHDKSARTVVTTHSNEIKRFAYLKDGMENACCQFDQATLKPTYKLAIGFSGESNAFAIAARLGLPKRIIAMARSLIATSQSKVSSLLSKLSRDYQAAAEEKRVASLLREEAARLKDEYAARQLEIKQKRAEIINEAQREARLTIYQAEKEAKEILAQLKKSKGDEKAYLEARQRLTELSRELKAEEKQGEGAAFSCGDFALGDEVLVGSLEARGVIVEGPDDGLFTIQAGGLKLRVPPSDLKLTGAKKMVPTVPPAEAISTPPEVPDRLYLLGLSRDEALIKIEGYLSEAAAANLSQVYLIHGKGAGILRSAIHRYLAHHLQIDSFRLADPAEGGSGVTQVKIRMTDGKMFNP